From one Spiroplasma endosymbiont of Panorpa germanica genomic stretch:
- the secA gene encoding preprotein translocase subunit SecA, with product MARDKSIIKKMGLIADQIISLEPEYEKFTDEELLAKTAEFKERIQVNGEDVDDVLVEAYAVVREAAWRVLKLKAYRVQLIGSIILNSGDIAEMRTGEGKTLTGLFPAYLNALTGKGVHIVTVNEYLSKRDSEINGQVYDFLGITVGLNGRSLTKDQKRNAYSKDVTYTTNSEIGFDYLRDNMVYNYQMKVQRQLNYAIIDEADSVLIDEARTPLIISGGSSNRTNMYQAADQFAKTLKQDTDFEIDLETKQVYLNDQGISKANGFFSVKNLFDVKNTELFHLIMNALKANFTFKEGVEYAAQNNEIVLIDQFTGRIMEGRSYSDGLQQALQAKEGVYIEEETTTLATITYQNFYRLYSKLSGMTGTAKTEEEEFIKIYNTRVIVTPTNKPVIRKDEIDLTFATKNAALKAMMVDLKELNEIGRPVLIGTTSVESSEQIERYMEKAGIKFEMINAKNHDRESEIVEKAGQKGAITLATNMAGRGTDIKLTDETKQLGGLFVFGVERNEARRIDNQLRGRSGRQGDPGNSRFYISMEDELMVRFTAPKVRQMFLRLGDEPIKSKMFTRAITNAQKKLEGLNFDQRKNVLDYDNVLAQHREAIYSQRDEILKQEDIKVVLGRFQYTTAFELVLKNSELVRGESTINAEQLIASVEGTYVKEGSFKKSDFAHQDKYKVAKMISDAMMLFYMDRISHVPNEVAQEMERRTVLQSLDKFWTRHINLANKLRSGIYLQQYAQNNPLHEYIEEAAKLFNKMKIDIAEEVINNLSQVVIRESERNVGAPKVNKPEPEAIQISENDIEQILNEIGLKKEDFTREGVKNRLTELKAQAKKDEDLEKIKKLDFQEMVLKGLMDEIDKIKSGKGSNSVNVKLTQEDMEAIFKKFGFKIGDKIDEKKVIAKFEELLNSDEIKDIPNEIQKLNFEREVILRIGPNLVKDKKEFIVEDKAGKVKKKIKTSGIDIDDVDDSEQVQSKVKIG from the coding sequence ATGGCAAGAGATAAGTCGATCATAAAAAAAATGGGATTAATCGCTGATCAAATCATCAGTTTGGAACCAGAATATGAAAAATTCACTGATGAAGAGTTATTAGCTAAAACCGCAGAATTCAAGGAAAGAATCCAAGTAAACGGCGAAGATGTCGATGACGTTTTAGTTGAAGCTTATGCGGTTGTTCGTGAGGCGGCTTGAAGAGTTTTGAAATTAAAAGCTTACAGAGTGCAATTAATCGGAAGTATCATCTTAAATAGTGGAGATATTGCGGAAATGAGAACTGGTGAGGGTAAAACTTTAACAGGTCTTTTCCCTGCTTACTTAAATGCCTTAACTGGTAAAGGTGTTCATATTGTTACTGTTAACGAATATTTATCAAAACGTGATAGTGAAATTAATGGTCAGGTTTATGATTTTCTGGGGATTACAGTTGGTCTAAACGGAAGAAGTTTAACAAAAGATCAAAAAAGAAACGCTTACTCAAAAGATGTTACCTACACAACAAACTCAGAAATTGGTTTTGACTACCTAAGAGATAATATGGTTTATAACTACCAAATGAAAGTTCAAAGACAGCTGAACTACGCAATCATTGATGAGGCTGACTCGGTTCTAATCGATGAAGCTAGAACGCCGCTTATTATTTCTGGGGGTAGTTCAAATCGAACTAATATGTACCAAGCAGCTGATCAATTTGCTAAAACTTTAAAACAAGATACTGATTTTGAAATTGATTTAGAAACTAAACAAGTATATTTAAATGACCAAGGAATTTCCAAAGCCAACGGCTTCTTTTCGGTTAAAAACTTATTTGACGTTAAAAATACTGAATTATTCCATTTAATTATGAATGCTTTGAAAGCTAACTTTACCTTCAAAGAAGGAGTGGAATATGCAGCTCAAAATAATGAAATTGTTTTAATTGACCAGTTTACAGGAAGAATAATGGAGGGTCGTTCATATAGTGATGGTCTCCAACAAGCCCTACAAGCTAAAGAAGGAGTTTACATTGAAGAAGAAACTACCACTCTAGCTACAATTACTTATCAAAACTTCTACCGACTATATAGTAAATTGTCAGGAATGACAGGAACTGCTAAAACTGAGGAAGAAGAATTTATCAAAATTTATAATACAAGAGTAATTGTGACCCCAACTAATAAACCAGTAATTAGAAAAGACGAAATCGATTTAACATTTGCAACTAAAAATGCAGCCCTAAAAGCTATGATGGTTGATTTAAAAGAGCTGAACGAAATTGGTCGTCCAGTTTTAATTGGAACCACTAGTGTGGAATCTTCTGAACAAATCGAGCGCTATATGGAAAAAGCGGGAATCAAATTTGAAATGATTAATGCCAAAAACCATGATCGTGAATCAGAAATTGTTGAAAAAGCCGGTCAAAAAGGTGCCATTACCTTGGCAACCAACATGGCTGGTCGTGGTACTGATATTAAATTAACTGATGAAACCAAACAACTTGGGGGATTATTTGTTTTTGGAGTAGAACGAAATGAAGCTCGAAGAATTGATAACCAACTTCGTGGACGTAGTGGTCGTCAAGGAGATCCGGGTAATTCAAGATTCTATATTTCTATGGAAGATGAATTGATGGTTCGGTTTACAGCTCCCAAAGTGCGTCAAATGTTCTTGCGATTGGGTGATGAACCAATTAAATCAAAAATGTTTACAAGAGCCATTACTAATGCTCAAAAGAAACTTGAAGGATTGAACTTCGACCAACGTAAAAACGTTTTAGATTATGATAATGTTCTAGCACAACATCGTGAAGCAATTTATTCTCAAAGAGATGAGATTTTAAAACAAGAAGATATCAAAGTTGTTTTAGGTCGTTTCCAATATACCACAGCCTTTGAACTGGTTTTAAAAAATTCAGAATTAGTGAGAGGTGAAAGCACAATCAATGCTGAGCAGTTAATTGCTAGTGTCGAGGGAACTTATGTAAAAGAGGGTTCATTTAAGAAATCTGATTTTGCCCACCAAGATAAATATAAAGTTGCTAAAATGATAAGTGACGCTATGATGTTATTTTATATGGACAGAATTAGTCATGTTCCAAATGAAGTTGCTCAAGAAATGGAACGTAGAACAGTTCTGCAATCTTTGGACAAATTCTGAACAAGACATATTAACTTAGCTAACAAGTTAAGATCGGGAATCTACTTGCAACAATATGCTCAAAATAATCCGCTTCATGAATATATTGAAGAAGCTGCAAAATTATTTAACAAAATGAAAATTGATATTGCCGAGGAAGTTATTAATAATCTTTCGCAAGTGGTAATTAGAGAATCAGAACGAAATGTTGGAGCACCAAAAGTTAACAAGCCAGAACCAGAAGCAATTCAAATTAGTGAAAATGACATTGAACAGATTTTAAACGAAATTGGTTTGAAAAAAGAAGACTTTACTCGTGAAGGTGTTAAAAACCGTCTTACTGAATTAAAAGCCCAAGCGAAAAAAGATGAAGATCTTGAAAAAATAAAAAAACTTGATTTCCAAGAAATGGTTTTAAAAGGTCTGATGGATGAAATTGATAAAATCAAATCTGGAAAAGGATCTAACTCGGTTAATGTTAAACTGACCCAAGAAGATATGGAAGCCATTTTCAAAAAATTCGGATTTAAAATCGGTGATAAGATTGATGAAAAAAAAGTTATTGCCAAATTTGAAGAACTTTTAAATTCAGATGAAATCAAAGACATTCCCAATGAAATTCAAAAATTAAATTTCGAAAGAGAAGTGATTTTAAGAATCGGACCAAACTTGGTTAAAGATAAAAAAGAATTTATTGTG